From Marivirga harenae, one genomic window encodes:
- a CDS encoding SDR family oxidoreductase, with the protein MKILITGSNGLLGQKLVQLITQESNHQLIATAKGKNRLPFEEGYIFENLDITNKTQVDSIVEKYQPEVIINTAALTNVDQCETEKEDCWRLNVTAVEHLIETAARYNAFLLQLSTDFIFDGADGPYLEEATANPISYYGESKLAAEKLIVESNINWAIARTVLVYGIAHDMSRSNIILWVKKSLEEGKEIQVVDDQWRTPTLAEDLAKGCLLIAEKKAKGIFNISGDDLLTPYEMAVKTAEFFKLSQSSMTKTDSTKFKQTAKRPPKTGFILDKAKKELGYRPHTFEEGIKILAEQLK; encoded by the coding sequence ATGAAAATTTTAATAACAGGTTCTAATGGATTATTAGGGCAGAAACTGGTTCAACTAATTACGCAAGAAAGTAATCATCAGCTTATTGCCACAGCAAAGGGAAAGAATAGACTTCCCTTTGAAGAAGGTTACATCTTCGAAAATCTTGATATCACAAATAAAACTCAAGTTGACAGCATAGTTGAAAAGTATCAACCTGAGGTTATCATTAACACTGCTGCTCTGACTAATGTTGACCAATGCGAAACCGAAAAAGAAGACTGTTGGAGATTAAATGTGACTGCAGTAGAACACCTTATTGAAACTGCTGCCAGGTATAATGCTTTTTTGTTACAACTTTCAACTGATTTTATTTTTGATGGGGCAGATGGCCCTTATCTCGAAGAGGCAACGGCTAATCCTATAAGCTACTACGGAGAAAGTAAGTTAGCGGCCGAGAAGCTGATAGTCGAAAGTAATATCAACTGGGCTATAGCTAGAACTGTATTGGTTTATGGAATTGCCCATGATATGAGTAGATCTAATATTATCCTATGGGTTAAAAAATCTTTGGAAGAGGGAAAAGAAATCCAAGTGGTGGATGATCAATGGAGAACTCCAACTTTGGCAGAAGATTTGGCAAAAGGTTGTTTGCTGATTGCAGAGAAAAAAGCAAAAGGGATATTTAATATTTCTGGAGATGATTTATTAACCCCTTATGAAATGGCAGTGAAAACAGCTGAATTTTTTAAATTGTCTCAGTCAAGTATGACCAAAACAGATAGCACCAAATTCAAGCAAACAGCTAAAAGACCTCCAAAAACAGGCTTTATTTTAGATAAAGCGAAAAAAGAGTTAGGCTACAGGCCGCATACTTTTGAAGAAGGAATAAAGATATTGGCAGAGCAGCTAAAATAA
- a CDS encoding GlmU family protein, producing the protein MNYLLIEQADFRNQLKPFTFTRPISEIRVGILTIREKWEKHLDASLSHISTPSLSEKYPANTESQNILINSSVCPNPELVKAIQLGASLKKEGILISAAATEEEIGFFDPKQKLEEAAEYDGDITMITQSWHIFQKNAAEIRSDFELITAGRNSQHVNDPHTSIYGEKNIFIEEGASIKAAILNAENGPIYIGKNAQIHEGAIIKGPFAMLDNSHVNMGAKIKGDSTIGPYCKVGGEVSNSVFFGYSSKGHDGFIGNSVVGEWCNLGADTNTSNLKNNYANVKLWDYAKGGFKDTGLQFCGLMMGDHSKCGINTMFNTGTVVGVSANVFGSGFPRNFIPSFSWGGAAGFSTFQLKKAFDVADKVMQRRDKALDEVEQKILTEHFEESKADRIWEKN; encoded by the coding sequence ATGAACTATTTGCTCATAGAACAAGCCGATTTTAGAAATCAACTTAAACCATTCACATTCACTCGTCCGATTTCGGAGATTCGAGTGGGAATCTTAACTATTCGTGAAAAGTGGGAAAAACATTTAGACGCTTCCTTGTCTCATATTTCTACTCCTTCTTTAAGTGAGAAATATCCGGCAAATACTGAATCACAGAATATCTTAATCAATAGTTCAGTTTGCCCTAATCCTGAGCTAGTAAAAGCAATTCAGCTTGGCGCAAGCTTAAAAAAGGAGGGTATCTTAATATCTGCTGCAGCCACAGAAGAAGAAATAGGTTTTTTTGACCCAAAGCAGAAATTGGAAGAAGCTGCTGAATATGATGGTGACATCACCATGATCACGCAGAGCTGGCACATTTTTCAAAAAAATGCAGCTGAAATCAGAAGCGATTTTGAGTTAATCACTGCAGGAAGAAATTCACAGCATGTGAATGATCCACACACTTCCATTTATGGAGAAAAAAATATTTTCATTGAAGAAGGTGCCTCTATTAAAGCCGCTATTTTAAACGCTGAAAACGGTCCGATTTACATCGGCAAAAATGCTCAAATCCACGAGGGCGCAATCATCAAAGGCCCGTTTGCTATGCTGGATAATTCTCATGTGAATATGGGCGCCAAAATAAAAGGAGATTCTACAATAGGTCCTTATTGTAAAGTTGGCGGAGAAGTCAGCAATTCGGTTTTCTTTGGCTATTCCAGCAAAGGGCATGATGGCTTTATTGGGAACTCCGTAGTAGGTGAGTGGTGTAATTTAGGAGCAGACACTAACACCTCCAATCTGAAAAATAATTACGCTAACGTAAAACTATGGGATTATGCTAAAGGAGGATTTAAAGATACAGGCTTACAATTCTGTGGATTGATGATGGGCGACCATTCCAAATGCGGAATCAATACCATGTTCAATACAGGAACTGTAGTGGGTGTTAGTGCTAATGTTTTCGGAAGCGGTTTTCCTAGAAATTTCATTCCTTCCTTTTCCTGGGGAGGAGCAGCAGGATTCAGCACTTTCCAATTGAAAAAGGCTTTTGATGTAGCGGATAAAGTGATGCAGAGAAGAGATAAAGCATTGGATGAAGTGGAACAAAAAATCCTGACTGAGCATTTTGAGGAAAGCAAGGCAGACAGGATTTGGGAGAAAAATTAA
- a CDS encoding ABC transporter permease: MKLAFQLAYKNLVGAGLRSWLNVGILAFTFIVIIFFNAYLDGWNLQAQRESIKWEYGHGQLRHQDYDPLDPFSINEAHGKLNASQSENLTTVLIQQASLYPEGRMVSVLMKGIDSDQKILELPTEAFAKSDANIPALIGKRMASSNKLEVGDQLILRWRDKNGTFDAAEITIADIFETDVTSVDAGQIWVPIERLWNMTGLRGEATYFIASENYSHSPLDKWYFKSQAELLKQLQEIIEMKSASSSILYFLLLGIALLAIFDTQVLSIFRRQKEIGTYIALGMTRWQVVQLFTVEGSMYSILASIVGTIIGVPIFWYFSTFGIGMPEYVTQQDMGVTIAQRIYPAFTIGLIMGTIALVVLSATIVSFIPSRNIAKMDPVDALKGKVQ, from the coding sequence ATGAAACTTGCATTTCAATTAGCATATAAAAATTTAGTCGGTGCGGGTTTGCGCAGCTGGTTAAATGTTGGAATTCTGGCTTTCACTTTTATTGTTATTATATTTTTTAATGCTTATCTGGATGGCTGGAATTTACAAGCACAGAGAGAAAGTATAAAATGGGAATATGGCCATGGTCAGTTGCGGCATCAAGATTACGATCCCCTTGACCCCTTTTCCATAAACGAAGCACATGGAAAATTAAATGCTTCCCAAAGTGAAAATTTAACAACTGTTTTGATCCAACAGGCATCACTTTATCCTGAAGGAAGAATGGTTTCTGTTTTGATGAAAGGTATAGATTCAGATCAGAAAATATTGGAATTGCCAACTGAAGCATTCGCCAAGTCCGATGCCAATATTCCAGCTTTGATCGGTAAAAGAATGGCCTCATCAAATAAACTGGAAGTTGGAGATCAACTGATATTAAGGTGGCGAGATAAAAATGGGACCTTCGATGCCGCAGAAATTACAATTGCTGATATTTTTGAAACCGATGTCACTTCTGTTGACGCGGGTCAGATTTGGGTTCCAATTGAGAGGCTGTGGAACATGACCGGATTAAGGGGAGAGGCTACCTACTTTATAGCGAGTGAAAACTATTCTCATTCGCCCCTGGACAAGTGGTATTTTAAATCACAAGCAGAATTATTAAAGCAGTTACAGGAAATCATTGAAATGAAAAGTGCTAGTAGTTCTATCCTGTATTTTCTGCTCTTAGGAATAGCCTTGCTCGCTATTTTTGATACTCAAGTGCTATCGATTTTTAGAAGGCAAAAAGAAATAGGAACCTATATTGCATTGGGGATGACACGCTGGCAAGTCGTTCAATTATTTACAGTGGAAGGAAGTATGTATAGCATTTTGGCTAGCATAGTAGGTACAATAATTGGCGTTCCGATATTTTGGTATTTTTCAACCTTTGGGATAGGGATGCCTGAATATGTTACACAGCAAGATATGGGGGTTACGATCGCGCAGCGCATATACCCAGCCTTCACTATCGGGCTTATCATGGGTACTATCGCACTAGTGGTATTATCCGCAACCATTGTTAGTTTCATTCCATCGAGGAATATAGCAAAAATGGACCCTGTAGATGCACTTAAAGGTAAAGTCCAATGA
- a CDS encoding peptidylprolyl isomerase, whose protein sequence is MKNKNSLILAFSILMFLASCQTSKDSVVVFHTQYGDMKAILYDETPKHKANFIELVESGKYDSTIFHRVIENFMVQGGDVNQKEGLEEEDKIKYTIDAEIVPDFWHVKGALAAARQGDQVNPEKKSSGSQFYIVHGQTFEESDLTQMADGRVFQEMQLKLRECLAMKKYAHIRNEVMEMQKAQDMEGLQNFMETTADSLVEKEFGEIEAYTFSDAQIEDYKTIGGAPHLDGEYSVFGRVVEGLAVIDSIAAVRTGGADKPVKDIIMTAEIEKLSKKKITEQYGYEYPEEEK, encoded by the coding sequence ATGAAAAATAAGAACAGTTTAATTTTAGCATTTTCAATTTTAATGTTTTTGGCTTCTTGTCAAACTTCAAAAGACTCAGTGGTAGTTTTCCATACACAATATGGTGATATGAAAGCCATTTTGTATGATGAGACCCCAAAGCATAAAGCTAATTTTATAGAGTTGGTAGAATCTGGAAAGTATGATAGTACCATTTTTCATAGAGTCATCGAAAACTTTATGGTTCAGGGTGGTGATGTCAATCAAAAAGAAGGGCTAGAGGAGGAAGATAAAATCAAATATACTATTGATGCCGAGATTGTTCCTGACTTTTGGCATGTAAAAGGTGCTTTGGCGGCTGCACGTCAAGGCGACCAAGTGAATCCTGAAAAAAAATCTAGCGGCTCACAATTTTACATTGTTCATGGACAAACTTTTGAAGAAAGTGACTTAACGCAAATGGCAGATGGTAGGGTGTTTCAGGAAATGCAATTAAAGCTGCGTGAGTGCTTAGCCATGAAAAAATATGCTCATATTAGAAATGAAGTAATGGAAATGCAGAAAGCTCAAGATATGGAAGGTCTACAAAATTTCATGGAGACTACTGCTGATTCTTTGGTAGAAAAGGAATTTGGTGAGATTGAAGCTTACACATTTTCTGATGCGCAAATTGAGGACTACAAAACCATAGGAGGCGCTCCACATTTGGATGGAGAATATAGTGTATTTGGTAGGGTAGTAGAGGGCTTAGCTGTAATAGACTCCATTGCTGCAGTAAGAACGGGGGGAGCCGATAAACCAGTGAAAGATATTATTATGACCGCGGAAATAGAAAAGTTGTCAAAGAAGAAGATAACTGAGCAATATGGCTACGAATATCCTGAAGAAGAAAAATGA
- the rpiB gene encoding ribose 5-phosphate isomerase B produces MKLAIGGDHAGFEYKKKLVEFLKKEGHEVKDFGPDTDASVDYPDHVHPLSEAVEKGEYELGILICGSANGVAMTANKHQGIRAGIAWEDELAALTRQHNNANIICIPARFIDYDKTQSIVKTFLTTEFEGGRHGRRVDKISC; encoded by the coding sequence ATGAAATTAGCGATAGGTGGCGATCATGCCGGATTTGAATACAAAAAAAAATTAGTTGAATTCCTTAAGAAAGAAGGACATGAAGTAAAAGATTTCGGTCCGGATACTGATGCCTCTGTTGATTATCCAGATCATGTGCATCCCTTGTCAGAAGCTGTTGAAAAAGGAGAGTATGAATTAGGAATTTTAATTTGCGGAAGTGCCAACGGAGTTGCTATGACTGCCAACAAGCATCAAGGAATCAGAGCAGGTATTGCGTGGGAAGATGAACTAGCTGCACTTACTCGTCAGCATAATAATGCCAATATCATTTGTATCCCAGCTCGTTTTATTGATTATGATAAAACGCAATCAATCGTTAAAACTTTCTTAACTACTGAATTTGAAGGTGGAAGACATGGAAGAAGAGTGGATAAGATTAGTTGTTAG
- a CDS encoding bifunctional alpha,alpha-trehalose-phosphate synthase (UDP-forming)/trehalose-phosphatase, translating to MAKTIIVSNRLPIRIEMEDGKKVYKTSEGGLATGLGSIYKEGNNIWIGWPGISLTHEEEEEVEKELIDRNMRPVFLTDNDVEEFYLGFSNQTLWPAFHYFIHHMRFKDQEWEAYYNANRKFADAISKWLEPDDIIWVHDYQLMLVPNMLRKQFPNVTIGFFQHIPFPSYEVFRMIPWRKKLLNGVLGADYIGFHTYDDMRHFLSSCHRLAGYSYERNQILVKNRLVEADSLPMGIDYDKYLESATSQLAKAKEISYRDSLGKQELILSMDRLDYSKGIPGRLQAFDRFLERYPEYQGRVSLFLIVVPSRDQVASYKALKEKVEFLVGHVNGKYGTINYVPVHFYYRSFPLDDLSAFYRMCKIAMITPKRDGMNLVCKEFIASRENEDGVLILSEMAGASKELSDAILVNPNDENEMVEAIKRALEMPLAEQKRRMKIMQKTVKKYTIFQWVDLFMNNLKDLKDRQQSMATKRLDEDLKKSITKDFKKAKNPVIFLDYDGTLMPFNENPDDCNPDPELSQILHQLAVKAKLVVISGRKAATLEEWLDEFNIDLIAEHGIKTKRAGAKWEVNGDLQDDKWKNEARDILEFYIQRTPGSFLEEKEHTLVWHYRKVEKGLGDLRSSELSSHLKHFMTNKGLDVIEGDHVVEVKPSVINKGKAAIERLKGEKTDFVMAFGDDRTDEDTFEALPDSALTVKVGSGFSYAKYAVENNEEVRALLQQFVNE from the coding sequence GAAAAAAGTATATAAAACCAGTGAAGGAGGCTTGGCCACCGGCTTAGGTTCAATTTACAAAGAAGGCAATAATATTTGGATCGGTTGGCCGGGGATTTCTTTAACTCATGAAGAGGAAGAGGAGGTTGAAAAGGAACTTATTGATAGAAATATGCGCCCCGTCTTTCTTACTGACAATGACGTAGAAGAGTTTTATTTAGGCTTTAGCAACCAGACTTTATGGCCTGCATTCCACTACTTTATTCATCACATGCGTTTTAAGGATCAAGAATGGGAAGCCTATTATAATGCTAATAGAAAATTTGCCGATGCCATTTCAAAATGGCTGGAACCAGACGATATTATTTGGGTACACGATTACCAATTGATGTTAGTCCCCAATATGTTGAGAAAGCAATTTCCGAATGTCACTATTGGCTTTTTCCAACATATTCCCTTTCCTTCTTACGAGGTTTTCAGAATGATTCCCTGGAGGAAAAAACTATTAAATGGTGTGCTAGGTGCAGATTATATTGGTTTTCATACTTACGATGATATGCGCCATTTCCTGAGTAGTTGCCACAGATTGGCGGGTTATAGCTATGAAAGAAATCAGATATTGGTCAAAAACAGATTGGTTGAAGCAGATTCTCTTCCTATGGGAATCGATTATGACAAATATTTAGAATCCGCCACTAGCCAGCTGGCCAAAGCAAAGGAAATTTCATACCGGGATTCGCTTGGCAAGCAAGAGCTTATTTTGTCAATGGATAGATTGGACTATTCCAAAGGAATTCCTGGCAGACTGCAAGCTTTTGATAGGTTTTTGGAGCGATATCCAGAATATCAAGGTAGAGTATCATTATTCCTTATAGTTGTGCCCTCACGTGATCAGGTGGCTAGTTACAAAGCATTAAAGGAGAAGGTAGAATTTTTGGTTGGGCATGTCAATGGTAAATATGGGACTATTAATTATGTACCGGTTCACTTCTACTATAGAAGCTTTCCATTGGATGATTTATCAGCTTTTTACAGAATGTGTAAAATCGCTATGATTACGCCTAAGCGTGATGGAATGAATTTAGTCTGTAAGGAATTTATAGCCAGTCGCGAAAATGAGGATGGAGTCTTAATTCTCAGCGAAATGGCTGGCGCTTCCAAAGAGCTTTCTGATGCTATCTTGGTTAATCCAAATGATGAGAATGAGATGGTGGAAGCTATAAAAAGAGCCCTGGAAATGCCGTTGGCAGAACAAAAGCGCAGGATGAAAATCATGCAAAAGACAGTTAAGAAATATACTATCTTCCAATGGGTGGATCTGTTTATGAATAACCTAAAAGACCTAAAAGACCGACAGCAATCCATGGCAACGAAAAGACTAGATGAAGACCTTAAAAAATCCATCACCAAAGATTTCAAAAAGGCAAAGAACCCTGTTATTTTCCTAGACTATGACGGAACTTTAATGCCATTTAATGAAAACCCTGATGATTGTAATCCTGATCCAGAATTATCGCAAATACTACATCAGCTAGCAGTAAAAGCAAAATTAGTGGTTATAAGTGGAAGGAAAGCCGCTACATTGGAAGAATGGCTTGATGAATTCAATATAGATTTGATAGCAGAGCATGGTATTAAAACCAAAAGAGCTGGTGCCAAATGGGAAGTTAATGGCGATTTGCAAGATGATAAATGGAAAAATGAAGCTAGGGACATTTTAGAGTTCTATATCCAAAGAACCCCGGGCTCATTCTTAGAAGAAAAGGAACATACCTTGGTATGGCATTACAGAAAAGTGGAAAAAGGATTAGGAGATTTGAGGTCTAGCGAATTATCAAGTCATTTGAAGCATTTCATGACTAATAAGGGTTTAGATGTGATTGAAGGTGATCACGTAGTGGAAGTAAAACCTTCAGTAATCAACAAAGGAAAAGCAGCAATTGAAAGACTGAAAGGCGAGAAAACTGATTTTGTAATGGCTTTTGGAGATGACAGAACAGATGAAGATACTTTTGAGGCCTTGCCTGATAGCGCTCTTACCGTAAAAGTGGGCAGTGGTTTTTCCTATGCTAAATATGCAGTGGAGAATAATGAGGAAGTAAGGGCATTATTGCAGCAATTTGTAAATGAGTAA
- a CDS encoding outer membrane lipoprotein-sorting protein, producing the protein MKTLLKISLIGLLILISFFTQAQITADQVLDKVKDNMNANSTITESKMVIRGKRNTREIVSKGYAEGNEKSFTEYLSPEREKGTKMLKLEDKLWIYNPSTDRTIQLSGHMLRQSVMGSDLSYEDMMEDRELKEIYEATIVGEEKIGDRNCYVLELNAIVEDVSYQTRKTWVDTERFVPLKEDLFAKSGQLLKRVKLEDVKEIDGRWYPTKINYKDMLMSGEGTDFIVLDIQFNPEIPDYIFNKASLKR; encoded by the coding sequence ATGAAAACCTTGCTAAAAATATCACTGATTGGATTATTAATTTTGATTAGCTTCTTTACCCAAGCTCAGATTACGGCAGATCAAGTATTGGATAAGGTTAAAGACAATATGAACGCTAACTCCACTATTACTGAATCTAAAATGGTCATTAGAGGAAAGCGGAATACCAGAGAAATTGTATCTAAAGGATATGCGGAAGGAAATGAGAAATCATTTACTGAGTACCTCTCTCCTGAAAGAGAAAAAGGCACAAAAATGCTAAAATTAGAGGATAAATTATGGATTTATAATCCCTCCACTGACAGGACTATTCAGTTATCAGGACACATGTTAAGGCAATCTGTGATGGGTTCCGATTTATCGTATGAAGATATGATGGAAGACAGAGAATTGAAGGAAATATATGAGGCGACAATTGTTGGCGAAGAAAAAATTGGTGATCGTAATTGTTATGTACTTGAACTAAATGCGATTGTAGAAGATGTTAGCTATCAAACAAGAAAAACCTGGGTAGATACTGAACGATTTGTTCCGCTCAAGGAAGACCTCTTTGCCAAAAGTGGGCAATTATTAAAAAGAGTTAAGCTAGAGGATGTAAAAGAAATCGATGGGCGTTGGTACCCAACAAAAATCAATTATAAAGACATGTTGATGAGTGGAGAAGGTACTGATTTTATCGTATTAGATATTCAATTTAATCCTGAAATTCCAGATTACATTTTTAATAAGGCTTCTTTGAAGAGGTGA
- a CDS encoding ABC transporter ATP-binding protein, with protein MEPIIKIENVTKKFPEGEGEFVALKNINLEFQKGEFTGVVGPSGSGKTTLLNIIGSLDQPSSGNAWVMDKNVAELSHKESAQLRNLHLGFIFQVYNLLPVYTVFENVEFALLLQNKTKEERRKAVMQALEWVGLENIPNKKPSKLSGGEGQRVAIARAMVKEPKIVLADEPTANLDATNAHAIIQTMKKLNEELGTTFLFSTHDEKVMQYLNRIIHLKGGEVEKDEMITAQNSKS; from the coding sequence ATGGAACCTATCATCAAAATTGAGAATGTCACCAAGAAATTTCCAGAAGGAGAAGGGGAATTTGTTGCACTTAAAAACATTAATCTTGAATTTCAGAAAGGGGAGTTTACGGGGGTAGTAGGACCAAGCGGTTCGGGAAAAACCACATTACTGAATATCATTGGATCTTTAGATCAGCCAAGTAGTGGAAATGCCTGGGTGATGGATAAAAACGTTGCAGAATTAAGTCATAAAGAATCTGCTCAATTGAGAAATCTGCATTTAGGTTTTATTTTTCAGGTATACAATTTATTGCCTGTCTATACGGTATTTGAGAATGTAGAATTTGCTTTACTCTTGCAAAACAAAACCAAGGAGGAAAGAAGGAAAGCAGTGATGCAAGCATTGGAATGGGTGGGTCTGGAAAATATACCTAATAAAAAGCCCTCAAAACTTTCAGGTGGAGAAGGCCAAAGGGTAGCCATTGCCAGAGCCATGGTAAAGGAACCTAAAATTGTTTTGGCAGATGAACCTACGGCCAATTTGGATGCAACTAATGCGCATGCGATCATTCAGACCATGAAGAAGCTCAATGAGGAGTTGGGGACTACTTTTTTGTTTTCCACGCATGATGAAAAGGTAATGCAGTACTTGAATCGGATCATTCACTTGAAAGGTGGTGAGGTTGAAAAAGATGAAATGATAACCGCTCAAAATTCAAAGTCATGA
- a CDS encoding ABC transporter permease, whose protein sequence is MIQFILKGIIRDKNRSLLPIIIVALGVTLTVFLSGYLAGVFQDVIQQNARFETGHVKIMSKAYAQNKDQLPIDLALLETDKLKDELQAEYPDMQWVQRIKFGGLLDVPDDEGNSRSQGPAAVMAVSLLSENTQELDRLNIRNSIIKGNLPKENGEVLISNDFADRLEIEIGDEITYVGATMYGSMAFQNYTISGTVKFGNIGFDRGAVIMDISDAQQILNMENGATEILGFFNNEQYQSESAEDIVKKFNAQYENTGDEFAPEMQSLEDQNGLGEILAYSNYMSQIIVTVLILAMSVVLWNTGLLGGLRRYKEYGIRLALGESKGSIYRKSIIEAILIGAIGSIIGTLFGLLATYYMQEVGLDISDLLNQSSMIMPSTIRAKIIPSQLYIGFIPGLVAMVLGNMLSGMGIYKRETAHLFKELEV, encoded by the coding sequence ATGATACAGTTTATTTTAAAAGGAATAATAAGAGATAAGAACAGAAGCCTTTTACCCATAATCATTGTGGCATTAGGGGTTACTTTAACGGTATTTTTAAGCGGTTATTTAGCAGGCGTTTTTCAAGATGTTATTCAGCAAAATGCTCGATTTGAAACTGGCCATGTCAAAATAATGAGCAAAGCCTATGCTCAAAATAAGGATCAGCTGCCGATAGACCTAGCTCTTTTGGAAACAGACAAACTAAAGGATGAATTACAGGCTGAATATCCTGATATGCAATGGGTTCAAAGAATAAAGTTTGGAGGCCTGCTAGACGTTCCTGATGATGAGGGCAATAGTAGAAGTCAAGGCCCTGCTGCGGTGATGGCTGTTTCTCTTCTTTCAGAAAATACTCAGGAATTAGACCGACTAAATATCAGAAACTCCATTATAAAAGGTAATCTCCCTAAGGAGAATGGTGAGGTGCTGATTTCCAATGATTTTGCAGATAGATTAGAAATAGAGATTGGAGACGAAATCACCTATGTTGGCGCTACTATGTATGGTAGCATGGCATTTCAGAATTACACCATTTCCGGCACCGTGAAATTCGGGAACATTGGTTTTGATAGAGGTGCCGTTATCATGGATATATCAGATGCGCAGCAAATCCTAAATATGGAAAATGGAGCTACTGAAATATTAGGCTTTTTCAATAATGAGCAGTATCAAAGTGAAAGTGCGGAAGACATCGTCAAAAAGTTTAATGCTCAATATGAAAACACCGGGGATGAATTTGCTCCTGAAATGCAAAGCCTTGAAGATCAAAATGGATTAGGTGAAATACTAGCATATAGTAATTATATGTCGCAAATCATTGTAACAGTACTAATATTAGCAATGTCTGTAGTGCTATGGAATACAGGTTTATTAGGGGGACTCAGAAGATATAAGGAATATGGAATACGCCTCGCATTAGGAGAATCTAAAGGTAGTATCTACAGAAAATCGATAATTGAAGCCATTTTGATAGGAGCAATCGGAAGCATCATTGGAACCCTTTTTGGTCTGCTTGCTACTTATTATATGCAGGAAGTCGGTCTTGACATCAGTGATCTATTAAATCAGTCCAGTATGATCATGCCGTCTACCATACGGGCTAAAATTATTCCAAGTCAACTATATATTGGCTTTATTCCTGGTCTGGTAGCTATGGTTTTAGGCAATATGCTATCTGGAATGGGAATTTACAAAAGAGAAACCGCTCACTTATTTAAAGAATTGGAAGTATGA
- a CDS encoding TetR/AcrR family transcriptional regulator gives MTKSQKAILESAKALFWKYGLKKVTVEEICEQADVSKMTFYRRFVNKEHAAEEILESILEDNLRRYSAVMSQKKSFPEKISEILKLKHQESKNISREFIDEILTEDGSALSELIQKHTLKSYKVMIADFEKAKNEGWVRKDLKAEFIMDMLGVIRTKMQDEHFLKMFKSIDEAIMELSNFFFYGIFVKR, from the coding sequence ATGACTAAAAGTCAAAAGGCGATATTAGAAAGTGCCAAAGCTTTATTTTGGAAGTATGGTTTAAAGAAAGTAACCGTGGAGGAAATTTGCGAGCAGGCAGACGTAAGCAAAATGACCTTTTACAGGCGCTTTGTAAACAAAGAACATGCAGCGGAAGAGATTTTAGAAAGCATTTTAGAGGATAATTTACGGAGATATTCAGCCGTAATGAGCCAGAAGAAATCATTCCCAGAGAAGATCAGCGAGATTTTAAAGCTTAAACATCAAGAATCTAAAAATATAAGTAGGGAATTCATCGATGAAATCTTGACTGAAGATGGCTCGGCTTTAAGTGAGCTCATTCAGAAGCATACCTTAAAATCTTATAAAGTAATGATAGCTGATTTTGAAAAAGCTAAAAATGAAGGATGGGTCAGAAAAGATTTAAAAGCTGAATTTATTATGGATATGTTGGGCGTGATTCGAACTAAAATGCAAGATGAACATTTCCTGAAAATGTTTAAGAGCATCGATGAAGCTATAATGGAATTAAGCAATTTCTTTTTCTATGGGATTTTTGTCAAAAGATGA